A stretch of Lepidochelys kempii isolate rLepKem1 chromosome 14, rLepKem1.hap2, whole genome shotgun sequence DNA encodes these proteins:
- the LOC140897789 gene encoding testis-expressed protein 47-like isoform X4, whose amino-acid sequence MAVGFGPVPVPVPCIPLRTARHATHHWHGATRLQWAGPWQSSPGPLCYHDTVTKQRPQVAAMASRPKRASSIQSEPEEFAFKARISVYGLAQEQQKASRKRLLLHRLVFLAKISPELADKQDLAGYWHLLFLSLQRYYQGEGVTGLLLLYPTYLVHTLEASSEVLYSVLRDLRDMQPQQHRALILEPKILVLSHNIPSRLFQQWSYKVLDVPSRHLGYNTLREEPIETIIGECLAMLLKLGMHLLKYPKSSPNLPDAVLEKVPNLIISQDTICHLLECRELLSPAQFLQTYDSPLNVVMDSGQVFGSENPYAV is encoded by the exons ATGGCCGTGGGCTTTGGCCCGGTCCCGGTCCCTGTGCCCTGCATTCCCCTTCGAACAGCGAGGCATGCAACCCATCATTGGCACGGTGCCACCAGGCTGCAGTGGGCGGGCCCTTGGCAAAGCTCCCCAGGCCCCCTTTGTTATCATGACACAGTCACTAAGCAACGGCCGCAGGTTGCAGCCATGGCATCCAGGCCAAAGCGAGCCTCGAGCATCCAGTCCGAGCCGGAGGAGTTTGCTTTCAAGGCCAGGATCTCGGTGTATGGGCTGGCGCAGGAGCAGCAGAAGGCGAGCCGAAAG AGATTGCTTCTGCACAGACTGGTATTTCTGGCTAAGATCTCCCCGGAGCTGGCCGACAAACAGGATTTAGCAG GGTACTGGCACCtcctcttcctgagtctgcagcgCTACTACCAGGGCGAGGGGGTCACGGGCCTCCTGCTGCTCTACCCCACCTACCTGGTGCACACCCTAGAG GCCTCCAGCGAGGTGCTTTACTCCGTCCTGAGGGACCTGCGAGACATGCAGCCCCAGCAGCACAG GGCCCTCATTCTGGAGCCCAAGATCCTGGTGCTGTCCCACAACATTCCCTCCCGGCTCTTCCAGCAGTGGAGCTACAAGGTGCTGGACGTGCCCAGCAGGCATCTGGGCTACAACACCTTGCGCGAGGAGCCAATTGAGACCATCATTGGCGAGTGCCTGGCAATGCTCCTGAAACTGGGGATGCACCTGCTGAAATACCCCAAG AGCTCCCCAAACCTCCCCGATGCCGTTCTGGAGAAGGTCCCCAACTTAATTATTTCCCAGGACACCATCTGCCACCTCCTGGAGTGCCGGGAGCTCCTGAGCCCTGCACAGTTCCTGCAGACCTATGACTCTCCCTTGAACGTCGTCATGGACTCAG GGCAAGTGTTTGGAAGTGAGAACCCGTATGCTGT GTAG
- the LOC140897789 gene encoding testis-expressed protein 47-like isoform X2, translated as MAVGFGPVPVPVPCIPLRTARHATHHWHGATRLQWAGPWQSSPGPLCYHDTVTKQRPQVAAMASRPKRASSIQSEPEEFAFKARISVYGLAQEQQKASRKRLLLHRLVFLAKISPELADKQDLAGYWHLLFLSLQRYYQGEGVTGLLLLYPTYLVHTLEASSEVLYSVLRDLRDMQPQQHRALILEPKILVLSHNIPSRLFQQWSYKVLDVPSRHLGYNTLREEPIETIIGECLAMLLKLGMHLLKYPKSSPNLPDAVLEKVPNLIISQDTICHLLECRELLSPAQFLQTYDSPLNVVMDSERVWPLPGKVKLDAMSS; from the exons ATGGCCGTGGGCTTTGGCCCGGTCCCGGTCCCTGTGCCCTGCATTCCCCTTCGAACAGCGAGGCATGCAACCCATCATTGGCACGGTGCCACCAGGCTGCAGTGGGCGGGCCCTTGGCAAAGCTCCCCAGGCCCCCTTTGTTATCATGACACAGTCACTAAGCAACGGCCGCAGGTTGCAGCCATGGCATCCAGGCCAAAGCGAGCCTCGAGCATCCAGTCCGAGCCGGAGGAGTTTGCTTTCAAGGCCAGGATCTCGGTGTATGGGCTGGCGCAGGAGCAGCAGAAGGCGAGCCGAAAG AGATTGCTTCTGCACAGACTGGTATTTCTGGCTAAGATCTCCCCGGAGCTGGCCGACAAACAGGATTTAGCAG GGTACTGGCACCtcctcttcctgagtctgcagcgCTACTACCAGGGCGAGGGGGTCACGGGCCTCCTGCTGCTCTACCCCACCTACCTGGTGCACACCCTAGAG GCCTCCAGCGAGGTGCTTTACTCCGTCCTGAGGGACCTGCGAGACATGCAGCCCCAGCAGCACAG GGCCCTCATTCTGGAGCCCAAGATCCTGGTGCTGTCCCACAACATTCCCTCCCGGCTCTTCCAGCAGTGGAGCTACAAGGTGCTGGACGTGCCCAGCAGGCATCTGGGCTACAACACCTTGCGCGAGGAGCCAATTGAGACCATCATTGGCGAGTGCCTGGCAATGCTCCTGAAACTGGGGATGCACCTGCTGAAATACCCCAAG AGCTCCCCAAACCTCCCCGATGCCGTTCTGGAGAAGGTCCCCAACTTAATTATTTCCCAGGACACCATCTGCCACCTCCTGGAGTGCCGGGAGCTCCTGAGCCCTGCACAGTTCCTGCAGACCTATGACTCTCCCTTGAACGTCGTCATGGACTCAG
- the LOC140897789 gene encoding testis-expressed protein 47-like isoform X3, giving the protein MAVGFGPVPVPVPCIPLRTARHATHHWHGATRLQWAGPWQSSPGPLCYHDTVTKQRPQVAAMASRPKRASSIQSEPEEFAFKARISVYGLAQEQQKASRKRLLLHRLVFLAKISPELADKQDLAGYWHLLFLSLQRYYQGEGVTGLLLLYPTYLVHTLEASSEVLYSVLRDLRDMQPQQHRALILEPKILVLSHNIPSRLFQQWSYKVLDVPSRHLGYNTLREEPIETIIGECLAMLLKLGMHLLKYPKSSPNLPDAVLEKVPNLIISQDTICHLLECRELLSPAQFLQTYDSPLNVVMDSGQVFGSENPYAV; this is encoded by the exons ATGGCCGTGGGCTTTGGCCCGGTCCCGGTCCCTGTGCCCTGCATTCCCCTTCGAACAGCGAGGCATGCAACCCATCATTGGCACGGTGCCACCAGGCTGCAGTGGGCGGGCCCTTGGCAAAGCTCCCCAGGCCCCCTTTGTTATCATGACACAGTCACTAAGCAACGGCCGCAGGTTGCAGCCATGGCATCCAGGCCAAAGCGAGCCTCGAGCATCCAGTCCGAGCCGGAGGAGTTTGCTTTCAAGGCCAGGATCTCGGTGTATGGGCTGGCGCAGGAGCAGCAGAAGGCGAGCCGAAAG AGATTGCTTCTGCACAGACTGGTATTTCTGGCTAAGATCTCCCCGGAGCTGGCCGACAAACAGGATTTAGCAG GGTACTGGCACCtcctcttcctgagtctgcagcgCTACTACCAGGGCGAGGGGGTCACGGGCCTCCTGCTGCTCTACCCCACCTACCTGGTGCACACCCTAGAG GCCTCCAGCGAGGTGCTTTACTCCGTCCTGAGGGACCTGCGAGACATGCAGCCCCAGCAGCACAG GGCCCTCATTCTGGAGCCCAAGATCCTGGTGCTGTCCCACAACATTCCCTCCCGGCTCTTCCAGCAGTGGAGCTACAAGGTGCTGGACGTGCCCAGCAGGCATCTGGGCTACAACACCTTGCGCGAGGAGCCAATTGAGACCATCATTGGCGAGTGCCTGGCAATGCTCCTGAAACTGGGGATGCACCTGCTGAAATACCCCAAG AGCTCCCCAAACCTCCCCGATGCCGTTCTGGAGAAGGTCCCCAACTTAATTATTTCCCAGGACACCATCTGCCACCTCCTGGAGTGCCGGGAGCTCCTGAGCCCTGCACAGTTCCTGCAGACCTATGACTCTCCCTTGAACGTCGTCATGGACTCAG GGCAAGTGTTTGGAAGTGAGAACCCGTATGCTGTGTAA